From a region of the Salmo trutta chromosome 10, fSalTru1.1, whole genome shotgun sequence genome:
- the LOC115201643 gene encoding phenazine biosynthesis-like domain-containing protein 2 isoform X1, with product MEIPVFTVDAFTNLPFKGNPAAVCLLLHELQDDMYQNIAAEMNLSETAFIIRLNSKDDFSSGARFRLRWFTPTTEVPLCGHATLASAAVLFYKKKNVNSTVVFETLSGELYVRQQGESIVMDFPLNKPTPVGLKEFKDIVKAAVGDQPVQEVCLCATTKMLMVRLADSCDRSVLTSLRPDPAVLLRVDTGGRVRCLLVTMIGDPGCQPGYDFYSRNFFPWFGVPEDPVTGSAHTVLAGYWSEKLGKKKMLAYQCSSRGGELELELQDDGRLNIAGQAVTVLQGILTL from the exons ATGGAGATTCCAGTATTCACTGTTGATGCGTTTACCAACTTACCATTCAAAGGAAATCCTGCAGCAGTTTGTCTGCTTTTACAT GAATTGCAGGATGATATGTACCAGAACATTGCTGCTGAGATGAACCTGTCAGAGACTGCCTTCATCATACGGCTGAATTCAAAAGATGACTTCAGCTCAG GAGCACGCTTCCGTTTGCGTTGGTTCACCCCCACCACTGAGGTTCCTCTGTGTGGCCATGCCACCCTGGCTTCAGCTGCAGTACTGTTTTACAAAAAAA AAAATGTCAACTCAACAGTGGTCTTTGAGACATTGAGTGGAGAGCTGTATGTGCGACAACAAGGGGAATCTATAGTGATGGATTTCCCCCTGAACAAACCTACTCCTGTG GGTCTCAAAGAATTTAAAGACATAGTTAAA GCTGCTGTGGGAGACCAGCCAGTTCAAGAAGTGTGCCTCTGTGCCACCACAAAAATGCTAATGGTGCGCCTTGCTGACAGTTGTGACAG GTCAGTGCTCACGTCCCTGCGGCCAGACCCAGCAGTTCTGCTCCGTGTAGACACTGGCGGGAGGGTTAGGTGTCTGCTTGTCACCATGATCGGAGACCCTGGCTGTCAGCCTGGCTATGACTTCTACTCCAGAAACTTCTTCCCCTGGTTCGGGGTTCCTGAGGACCCTGTGACTG gcTCTGCGCATACTGTCCTTGCAGGCTACTGGTCAGAGAAACTTGGCAAGAAAAAGATGCTGG CCTATCAGTGCTCTAGCCGTGGTGGAGAGCTGGAGCTTGAGCTACAGGACGATGGCAGGCTCAATATCGCTGGCCAGGCGGTAACCGTCCTGCAGGGGATTCTCACTTTGTAG
- the LOC115201643 gene encoding phenazine biosynthesis-like domain-containing protein isoform X2, with protein MEIPVFTVDAFTNLPFKGNPAAVCLLLHELQDDMYQNIAAEMNLSETAFIIRLNSKDDFSSENVNSTVVFETLSGELYVRQQGESIVMDFPLNKPTPVGLKEFKDIVKAAVGDQPVQEVCLCATTKMLMVRLADSCDRSVLTSLRPDPAVLLRVDTGGRVRCLLVTMIGDPGCQPGYDFYSRNFFPWFGVPEDPVTGSAHTVLAGYWSEKLGKKKMLAYQCSSRGGELELELQDDGRLNIAGQAVTVLQGILTL; from the exons ATGGAGATTCCAGTATTCACTGTTGATGCGTTTACCAACTTACCATTCAAAGGAAATCCTGCAGCAGTTTGTCTGCTTTTACAT GAATTGCAGGATGATATGTACCAGAACATTGCTGCTGAGATGAACCTGTCAGAGACTGCCTTCATCATACGGCTGAATTCAAAAGATGACTTCAGCTCAG AAAATGTCAACTCAACAGTGGTCTTTGAGACATTGAGTGGAGAGCTGTATGTGCGACAACAAGGGGAATCTATAGTGATGGATTTCCCCCTGAACAAACCTACTCCTGTG GGTCTCAAAGAATTTAAAGACATAGTTAAA GCTGCTGTGGGAGACCAGCCAGTTCAAGAAGTGTGCCTCTGTGCCACCACAAAAATGCTAATGGTGCGCCTTGCTGACAGTTGTGACAG GTCAGTGCTCACGTCCCTGCGGCCAGACCCAGCAGTTCTGCTCCGTGTAGACACTGGCGGGAGGGTTAGGTGTCTGCTTGTCACCATGATCGGAGACCCTGGCTGTCAGCCTGGCTATGACTTCTACTCCAGAAACTTCTTCCCCTGGTTCGGGGTTCCTGAGGACCCTGTGACTG gcTCTGCGCATACTGTCCTTGCAGGCTACTGGTCAGAGAAACTTGGCAAGAAAAAGATGCTGG CCTATCAGTGCTCTAGCCGTGGTGGAGAGCTGGAGCTTGAGCTACAGGACGATGGCAGGCTCAATATCGCTGGCCAGGCGGTAACCGTCCTGCAGGGGATTCTCACTTTGTAG